The following coding sequences lie in one Oncorhynchus nerka isolate Pitt River linkage group LG14, Oner_Uvic_2.0, whole genome shotgun sequence genomic window:
- the LOC115128091 gene encoding uncharacterized protein LOC115128091 — MPLGCPPSDGLPPNPHWRDQPPCFQALANPWMPSPPSAFSPSLYQHSPSPIRGLPCSSPTPSALTKSLAASCISQSISQSLAKKNTRLQDHATPHPNSTAPLAPAPTASPLRMRSPSHKLTSGPSGPPLSPGYAHASYTRDGSQPPKCPPSPLRSTSVRSSPCASPAPALSPPPYRSQHSVSPAPPVSLHHTAFSSASPRPRPAVLHQPRHIGLNGNSNNNNNNNTTNGGWVVNHRKPPLASANSIPHPHDPLWSGSAHTLNRVARPFSVSEPSSRVQSPSPSPSPSPFSRICSPPPVQNHTGPLMNKPPTLEAPGQEGLAPSITWASPWSPQGLLSLLLRHNLPLRPLGFLPIAGVWVDKPPRGILLLQWLPILHQPRGLVPCQTGPGKSTHGEQHFTSIAWPDVRELLTKYDSGDSPDQSAPTSPVWPQDEWGDPDLGEDSCRSHLICAYVPRASPAPDTGAPIQYPHRSEPKPEDASSMQAARRTLKTSYATTVNLQIAGSGRITSFSNTQVSLNQTLSPVVDSQGRRRVSINACNFTLPVHQNCKRL, encoded by the exons ATGCCTCTGGGTTGTCCCCCGTCAGACGGCCTTCCTCCCAACCCTCACTGGAGAGATCAGCCACCATGCTTCCAGGCATTGGCCAACCCATGGATGCCAAGCCCCCCCTCTGCCTTCAGCCCCAGTCTCTACCAgcactctccctcccccatcaggggactcccctgctcctctcccaccccttctGCCTTGACCAAGTCCCTGGCTGCCTCCTGCATCAGCCAGTCCATCAGCCAGAGTCTTGCCAAGAAGAACACTCGCCTCCAGGACCATGCCACCCCTCACCCAAACAGTACAGCCCCTCTGGCTCCCGCTCCCACTGCATCCCCACTGAGGATGAGGTCTCCCTCCCACAAACTCACCTCTGGCCCGAGTGGCCCCCCTCTGAGTCCTGGCTATGCCCATGCTTCCTACACCAGAGATGGGAGCCAGCCACCTAAGtgtcccccttcccctctccggTCTACTTCAGTCCGCTCCAGCCCATGCgcatccccagccccagccctgtcCCCCCCACCGTATCGCAGCCAGCACTCAGTCTCCCCAGCCCCCCCAGTCAGCCTGCATCACACCGCCttttcctctgcctctccacgGCCCAGGCCTGCTGTCCTACACCAGCCACGCCATATTGGTTTGAATGgaaacagtaacaacaataataacaataacaccaCTAACGGAGGATGGGTCGTGAATCACCGGAAGCCACCGTTAGCGAGTGCCAATAGTATACCCCATCCCCATGATCCTCTTTGGAGTGGTTCTGCTCACACTCTTAACAGGGTGGCAAGGCCCTTCTCTGTCTCGGAGCCCAGCTCACGAGTGCAGTCCccgtccccttctccctccccatctccattcAGCAGGATCTGCTCTCCTCCCCCAGTCCAGAATCATACAGGCCCCCTGATGAACAAGCCCCCAACCCTAGAAGCACCCGGGCAGGAGGGGCTTGCCCCTTCAATCACCTGGGCCTCTCCCTGGAGCCCCCAGGGCCTCCTCAGCCTGCTCCTCAGGCATAACCTCCCCCTCCGCCCATTGGGGTTCCTGCCAAT AGCAGGAGTCTGGGTTGATAAGCCCCCGAGGGGGATCCTGCTCCTACAGTGGCTCCCCATCCTGCATCAGCCCCGGGGCCTTGTCCCCTGTCAGACTGGCCCTGGGAAGAGCACCCACGGCGAGCAACACTTCACCAGCATTGCCTGGCCCGACGTGCGAGAACTCCTGACCAAGTATGACAGTGGGGACAGCCCTGACCAGAGTGCTCCAACCTCCCCTGTCTGGCCTCAGGATGAATGGGGTGACCCAGACCTTGGGGAGGACAGTTGCCGGAGCCACCTGATCTGTGCCTATGTGCCTCGGGCCTCCCCAGCCCCAGACACGGGTGCGCCCATCCAGTACCCTCACAGGAGTGAGCCAAAGCCAGAGGACGCCTCCTCAATGCAGGCAGCCAGAAGGACTCTAAAGACTAGCTATGCTACCACTGTGAACCTGCAGATTGCTGGCAGTGGACGTATCACTTCCTTCAGCAACACCCAGGTGAGCCTGAACCAGACCTTATCCCCCGTGGTAGACAGCCAGGGCAGACGGAGGGTCAGCATCAATGCCTGCAACTTTACCCTTCCCGTTCACCAGAACTGCAAGAGGCTGTGA
- the LOC135559661 gene encoding uncharacterized protein LOC135559661 isoform X1, which produces MEVEAEAERPDPCLGLEEEDLPPLSAPPTLSITEEIMQFINQSRVREGMAELKPDIVWDSPLDESLEDPATEPHPCPLAQQGNYLLLASPTEETYESQDPDPNSPEEITVQLEGSRTKMEDQTLPPCLSRESSEEGGCEEGESTPLPADVIEERPQEESTSAKETGTVGERNASEVEDDQTFKTSTPLSPVNLPDEERGRRNSALTSPTRTSPQKLLSLSQSTLYRALWRTRKRPSSPSQTGRSSRRSAATTRRLRPRQEKQEKVTAAPPPGETASPSSSPPAWSKTPCPTLLSLATRTACVTRRAGAPMGGQNQSLSQSSPLLFRQFLTREREPSAQIVPPLLLLVPRKTTARHQVRVSLLWKNVAGLSQGVSCPAQS; this is translated from the exons ATGGAGGTGGAGGCTGAGGCAGAGCGTCCGGACCCCTGCCTGGGCCTGGAAGAAGAGGACCTACCCCCCCTGAGCGCcccacccaccctctccatcACCGAGGAGATCATGCAGTTCATTAACCAGAGCCGCGTGCGAGAGGGCATGGCCGAACTCAAGCCTGACATAGTATGG GATTCACCCCTGGATGAGTCTCTGGAGGACCCAGCAACTGAGCCACATCCATGTCCACTTGCTCAGCAAGGAAATTACCTGCTGCTTGCTTCCCCTACGGAGGAGACTTACGAGTCACAAGACCCCGATCCCAATAGTCCAGAGGAGATAACAGTGCAACTGGAGGGGAGCAGAACCAAAATGGAAGACCAAACTCTTCCACCATGTCTGTCCAGGGAATCCTCAGAGGAGGGTGGTTGTGAAGAGGGAGAGTCAACACCTTTGCCAGCTGATGTCATAGAGGAGAGGCCTCAGGAGGAGAGCACATCAGCCAAAGAAACCGGGACAGTTGGGGAAAGAAATGCATCCGAGGTGGAGGACGATCAAACGTTCAAAACCTCGACGCCACTCTCTCCTGTAAACCTCccagacgaagagagagggagaaggaactCTGCTCTGACCTCCCCAACGAGGACAAGCCCCCAgaagctcctctctctgtcccagagcacACTGTACAGAGCCCTCTGGCGCACAAGAAAGAGACCCAGCTCACCAAGTCAGACAGGCAGATCATCGAGAAGATCCGCAGCTACTACGAGGCGGCTGAGGCCGAGGCAGGAGAAGCAGGAGAAAGTGACAGCAGCCCCACCGCCAGGAGAAACAGCTTCTCCCTCATCATCCCCACCGGCCTGGTCAAAGACTCCGTGTCCCACTTTGCTGTCTTTGGCCACCAGGACAGCCTGTGTGACTCGGAGAGCGGGCGCTCCGATGGGGGGGCAGAACCAGAGCCTGAGTCAgagctcccctctcctcttccgtCAGTTCCTGACCAGGGAGAGGGAGCCCTCAGCCCAGATTGTTCCTCCACTTCTGCTGCTGGTTCCCAGGAAGACCACAGCCAGGCACCAGGTCAGGGTGAGCCTGCTCTGGAAAAATGTAGCAGGTTTGAGCCAGGGAGTGAGCTGCCCTGCACAGAGCTGA
- the LOC135559661 gene encoding uncharacterized protein LOC135559661 isoform X2 produces the protein MEVEAEAERPDPCLGLEEEDLPPLSAPPTLSITEEIMQFINQSRVREGMAELKPDIDSPLDESLEDPATEPHPCPLAQQGNYLLLASPTEETYESQDPDPNSPEEITVQLEGSRTKMEDQTLPPCLSRESSEEGGCEEGESTPLPADVIEERPQEESTSAKETGTVGERNASEVEDDQTFKTSTPLSPVNLPDEERGRRNSALTSPTRTSPQKLLSLSQSTLYRALWRTRKRPSSPSQTGRSSRRSAATTRRLRPRQEKQEKVTAAPPPGETASPSSSPPAWSKTPCPTLLSLATRTACVTRRAGAPMGGQNQSLSQSSPLLFRQFLTREREPSAQIVPPLLLLVPRKTTARHQVRVSLLWKNVAGLSQGVSCPAQS, from the exons ATGGAGGTGGAGGCTGAGGCAGAGCGTCCGGACCCCTGCCTGGGCCTGGAAGAAGAGGACCTACCCCCCCTGAGCGCcccacccaccctctccatcACCGAGGAGATCATGCAGTTCATTAACCAGAGCCGCGTGCGAGAGGGCATGGCCGAACTCAAGCCTGACATA GATTCACCCCTGGATGAGTCTCTGGAGGACCCAGCAACTGAGCCACATCCATGTCCACTTGCTCAGCAAGGAAATTACCTGCTGCTTGCTTCCCCTACGGAGGAGACTTACGAGTCACAAGACCCCGATCCCAATAGTCCAGAGGAGATAACAGTGCAACTGGAGGGGAGCAGAACCAAAATGGAAGACCAAACTCTTCCACCATGTCTGTCCAGGGAATCCTCAGAGGAGGGTGGTTGTGAAGAGGGAGAGTCAACACCTTTGCCAGCTGATGTCATAGAGGAGAGGCCTCAGGAGGAGAGCACATCAGCCAAAGAAACCGGGACAGTTGGGGAAAGAAATGCATCCGAGGTGGAGGACGATCAAACGTTCAAAACCTCGACGCCACTCTCTCCTGTAAACCTCccagacgaagagagagggagaaggaactCTGCTCTGACCTCCCCAACGAGGACAAGCCCCCAgaagctcctctctctgtcccagagcacACTGTACAGAGCCCTCTGGCGCACAAGAAAGAGACCCAGCTCACCAAGTCAGACAGGCAGATCATCGAGAAGATCCGCAGCTACTACGAGGCGGCTGAGGCCGAGGCAGGAGAAGCAGGAGAAAGTGACAGCAGCCCCACCGCCAGGAGAAACAGCTTCTCCCTCATCATCCCCACCGGCCTGGTCAAAGACTCCGTGTCCCACTTTGCTGTCTTTGGCCACCAGGACAGCCTGTGTGACTCGGAGAGCGGGCGCTCCGATGGGGGGGCAGAACCAGAGCCTGAGTCAgagctcccctctcctcttccgtCAGTTCCTGACCAGGGAGAGGGAGCCCTCAGCCCAGATTGTTCCTCCACTTCTGCTGCTGGTTCCCAGGAAGACCACAGCCAGGCACCAGGTCAGGGTGAGCCTGCTCTGGAAAAATGTAGCAGGTTTGAGCCAGGGAGTGAGCTGCCCTGCACAGAGCTGA
- the LOC135559661 gene encoding pleckstrin homology domain-containing family G member 3-like isoform X3 — protein MTAVAWYINDMKRKQDHAVRLQEVESLLTNWTGPDLSGFGELVLEGAFRVQRVKKERAFFLFDKMLLIAKKRLEHFIYSTHIFCCNLLLVETMKDPLCFKVSDQTIPKQQHIVQTKNQEEKRLWLHYLKRLIVENHLASLPQKARQVLGDNFCQSPQFDQDRLKKSSPRCDEYHRGRRQSEPPEFIYTPEKAKKSLPLLLEGNLSYRRGRRQSAPTKDLETAYHGENFLKGFLFILFPCSASVCQG, from the exons ATGACAGCCGTGGCCTGGTACATCAACGATATGAAGAGGAAGCAGGACCATGCCGTCAGGCTGCAG GAGGTTGAGAGCTTGTTGACCAACTGGACAGGTCCAGACCTGAGTGGCTTTGGGGAGCTGGTGTTGGAGGGCGCCTTCAGGGTTCAACGGGTCAAGAAGGAGAGGGCATTCTTCCTCTTCGACAAGATGCTGCTTATCGCTAAAAAGAGGCTGGAGCATTTCATCTACAGCACCCACATATTT TGCTGTAACCTTCTTCTCGTAGAAACCATGAAGGACCCCCTGTGTTTTAAGGTGTCCGATCAGACCATCCCCAAACAGCAGCACATTGTACAG ACCAAAAACCAGGAGGAGAAACGCCTTTGGCTGCACTACCTCAAGAGGCTGATAGTGGAGAACCATCTTGCCTCTCTACCCCAGAAG GCAAGGCAGGTACTCGGTGACAACTTCTGTCAAT CTCCTCAGTTTGATCAGGATCGGTTAAAAAAATCATCTCCAAGATGCGATGAATACCATCGAGGCAGACGCCAATCAG agcccCCAGAGTTCATCTACACCCCAGAGAAGGCCAAGAAGAGCCTTCCCctgctgctggaggggaaccTGTCCTATCGCCGTGGCAGGAGGCAGTCTG CTCCAACTAAAGACTTGGAAACAGCATATCATGGTGAGAATTTTCTTAAAGGATTCTTGTTTATCTTGTTTCCTTGTAGTGCTTCAGTCTGTCAGGGCTGA
- the LOC135575053 gene encoding proline-rich protein 36-like produces MTSVSSEPQLFGHILVSEQLSPTYRQQENSCALTGPRDSVSNLESTSIASTPSSPLTTPPKTSQVRPEEVVTTALEGKLMGNQSEEVISGAEMRRLHPKRASPVQEGPIQGVGMEFPADGYPRTPERSVNLSRTWAEQKGHNLYSIREDPALGAVAASLAGPCGNKDWSPGVGAAEELLKTIQQQAPTEPETSQVVKPDKACLNTKIMPPYVAGGAERGAHPRWPLVIKAKLNPPKPIHQPKTIQPAPAHYQGQKEPPYELERIKQRHTPQPKTTTFSTEVQRAKSGSITPIHPCLWVVPRQTAFLPTLTGEISHHASRHWPTHGCQAPLCLQPQSLPALSLPHQGTPLLLSHPFCLDQVPGCLLHQPVHQPESCQEEHSPPGPCHPSPKQYSPSGSRSHCIPTEDEVSLPQTHLWPEWPPLSPGYAHASYTRDGSQPPKCPPSPLRSTSVRSSPCASPAPALSPPPYRSQHSVSPAPPVSLHHTAFSSASPRPRPAVLHQPRHIGLNGNSNNNNNNNTTNGGWVVNHRKPPLASANSIPHPHDPLWSGSAHTLNRVARPFSVSEPSSRVQSPSPSPSPSPFSRICSPPPVQNHTGPLMNKPPNPRSTRAGGACPFNHLGLSLELPRASSACSSGITSPPPIGVPANVWGVAAPQPRNAKLAFPFSSIASPTWIDVYPPSIQRSSSTTSPPPSGFSPCSPTHSQNLRRTKGSSLPFLSLADRPPSPVRNGRGSWGESEGCGSVGAEQESGLISPRGGSCSYSGSPSCISPGALSPVRLAPGKSTHGEQHFTSIAWPDVRELLTKYDSGDSPDQSAPTSPVWPQDEWGDPDLGEDSCRSHLICAYVPRASPAPDTGAPIQYPHRSEPKPEDASSMQAARRTLKTSYATTVNLQIAGSGRITSFSNTQVSLNQTLSPVVDSQGRRRVSINACNFTLPVHQNCKRL; encoded by the exons ATGACTTCAGTTTCCTCAGAACCCCAGCTCTTTGGCCACATCCTTGTCAGTGAACAGCTGTCCCCCACCTACCGCCAGCAGGAGAACAGCTGCGCCCTGACCGGACCCAGGGACAGTGTTTCCAACCTGGAATCCACATCCATTGCctcaaccccctcctcccctctgactACCCCACCAAAAACCTCTCAGGTTAGGCCTGAGGAGGTAGTGACTACTGCTCTGGAGGGGAAGCTTATGGGGAACCAGTCTGAGGAAGTAATCTCAGGAGCTGAGATGCGGAGGCTTCACCCCAAGAGGGCCTCCCCAGTCCAGGAAGGCCCCATCCAAGGGGTAGGGATGGAGTTTCCAGCTGATGGTTATCCAAGGACCCCAGAGAGGTCTGTGAATCTCAGCAGGACTTGGGCAGAGCAGAAAGGACATAATCTGTACTCCATTAGGGAAGATCCTGCTCTGGGGGCAGTAGCAGCCTCTTTAGCAGGCCCATGTGGGAACAAAGACTGGTCTCCAGGGGTTGGAGCTGCAGAGGAGCTGCTGAAGACCATTCAACAGCAGGCTCCAACTGAACCAGAGACAAGCCAGGTGGTGAAGCCAGACAAAGCCTGTTTAAACACCAAGATAATGCCGCCTTATGTGGCCGGTGGGGCTGAGAGGGGAGCTCACCCCAGATGGCCCCTGGTCATCAAAGCGAAGCTGAATCCACCAAAGCCAA TTCACCAGCCAAAGACCATCCAACCTGCACCTGCCCACTACCAAGGGCAGAAGGAGCCTCCCTATGAGTTGGAACGGATCAAACAACGCCACACTCCCCAGCCAAAG ACTACCACCTTCTCCACTGAGGTCCAGAGAGCCAAGTCAGGATCCATCACTCCCATCCATCCATGCCTCTGGGTTGTCCCCCGTCAGACGGCCTTCCTCCCAACCCTCACTGGAGAGATCAGCCACCATGCTTCCAGGCATTGGCCAACCCATGGATGCCAAGCCCCCCTCTGCCTTCAGCCCCAGTCTCTACCAgcactctccctcccccatcaggggactcccctgctcctctcccaccccttctGCCTTGACCAAGTCCCTGGCTGCCTCCTGCATCAGCCAGTCCATCAGCCAGAGTCTTGCCAAGAAGAACACTCGCCTCCAGGACCATGCCACCCCTCACCCAAACAGTACAGCCCCTCTGGCTCCCGCTCCCACTGCATCCCCACTGAGGATGAGGTCTCCCTCCCCCAAACTCACCTCTGGCCCGAGTGGCCCCCTCTGAGTCCTGGCTATGCCCATGCTTCCTACACCAGAGATGGGAGCCAGCCACCTAAGtgtcccccttcccctctccggTCTACTTCAGTCCGCTCCAGCCCATGCgcatccccagccccagccctgtcCCCCCCACCGTATCGCAGCCAGCACTCAGTCTCCCCAGCCCCCCCAGTCAGCCTGCATCACACCGCCttttcctctgcctctccacgGCCCAGGCCTGCTGTCCTACACCAGCCACGCCATATTGGTTTGAATGgaaacagtaacaacaataataacaataacaccaCTAACGGAGGATGGGTCGTGAATCACCGGAAGCCACCGTTAGCGAGTGCCAATAGTATACCCCATCCCCATGATCCTCTTTGGAGTGGTTCTGCTCACACTCTTAACAGGGTGGCAAGGCCCTTCTCTGTCTCGGAGCCCAGCTCACGAGTGCAGTCCccgtccccttctccctccccatctccattcAGCAGGATCTGCTCTCCTCCCCCAGTCCAGAATCATACAGGCCCCCTGATGAACAAGCCCCCCAACCCTAGAAGCACCCGGGCAGGAGGGGCTTGCCCCTTCAATCACCTGGGCCTCTCCCTGGAGCTCCCCAGGGCCTCCTCAGCCTGCTCCTCAGGCATAACCTCCCCTCCGCCCATTGGGGTTCCTGCCAATGTCTGGGGAGTCGCCGCTCCTCAGCCGCGGAATGCCAAATTGGCATTTCCTTTCTCCTCCATTGCCTCACCCACATGGATAGATGTTTATCCCCCCTCCATTCAGAGAAGCTCCAGcaccacctcccctcccccatctGGTTTCTCGCCATGCTCTCCAACCCATTCTCAGAACCTGCGGAGGACCAAGGGAAGCAGCCTGCCCTTCCTTAGCCTGGCTGACCGACCACCCAGTCCAGTCAGGAATGGGAGGGGGTCTTGGGGAGAGAGCGAAGGGTGCGGGTCTGTGGGTGCAGAGCAGGAGTCTGGGTTGATAAGCCCCCGAGGGGGATCCTGCTCCTACAGTGGCTCCCCATCCTGCATCAGCCCCGGGGCCTTGTCCCCTGTCAGACTGGCCCCTGGGAAGAGCACCCACGGCGAGCAACACTTCACCAGCATTGCCTGGCCCGACGTGCGAGAACTCCTGACCAAGTATGACAGTGGGGACAGCCCTGACCAGAGTGCTCCAACCTCCCCTGTCTGGCCTCAGGATGAATGGGGTGACCCAGACCTTGGGGAGGACAGTTGCCGGAGCCACCTGATCTGTGCCTATGTGCCTCGGGCCTCCCCAGCCCCAGACACGGGTGCGCCCATCCAGTACCCTCACAGGAGTGAGCCAAAGCCAGAGGACGCCTCCTCAATGCAGGCAGCCAGAAGGACTCTAAAGACTAGCTATGCTACCACTGTGAACCTGCAGATTGCTGGCAGTGGACGTATCACTTCCTTCAGCAACACCCAGGTGAGCCTGAACCAGACCTTATCCCCCGTGGTAGACAGCCAGGGCAGACGGAGGGTCAGCATCAATGCCTGCAACTTTACCCTTCCCGTTCACCAGAACTGCAAGAGGCTGTGA